A region of the Geomonas subterranea genome:
GAAGCGCGTGCAGATGGCCGCCGCGACCGGCGCCGGAGTCCTGGTCTCGAACTGTCCGTTCTGTCTCACCATGTTCGAGGACGGCGTCAAGGGGGCCGAACTGGAAGGGCTCCTGGTGGCCCGGGACGTGTCGGAGATCCTGCTGGAAAGAATTGCACCCCAGGCAGGGTAAGTGTTCCAACCTCCCGCCTCCCGCAACGGGCCTGCGCGCAGCGCTCCGGTCCGCGAAGGGGGAAGGGGGACCATAGCAGTCAACGGTAGAGGTAGAGCCGGTAGCGGCAGGTACCGCATCCGACTCCGGGCAGGCGAAAATCTGACGGAGGACACCGATGAGCCGAATTCATTGTGCAGATGGCCCCAGGAGGGGTGGCGGAAACCGTAGCAGATGTGAAATCCAGTTGCTGATACCTCCATGATGGGGGCTCGGGGGAATGGAAATCCAGCCGGAAACGGCGGGGATGCCTTGGGACAACCGCAATCGGCGCGACAGGCGAGACGGGGAGGCGCCGCGCGCCTGGGAGGATAAAAGGGATGAACATTCACGAGTATCAAGCCAAAGCGATACTGAGGAAATTCGGGGTGCCGGTTCCGGACGGCCACGTCTGCTACAACGGCGCGAGCGCGAGGGAATGGGCCAAGCGGCTCGGTGAGGGGCCCTGGGTGGTGAAGGCGCAGATCCATGCAGGCGGGCGCGGCAAGGGGGGCGGCGTCAAGCTCGCGCGGAGTTCCAGCGAGGTGCAGATGATCGCCCGCGACATGCTCGGCATGACGCTCAGGACGCACCAGACCGGCCCGGAAGGGAAGGTGGTGCACCGGGTGCTGGTGGAGAACGGCTGCGATATCGCCCGCGAACTCTACGTGAGCCTCGTCGTGGACCGGTCCACCTCGAAGGTGACCGTGATGGCCTCCACCGAGGGGGGGATGGACATCGAGGAGGTGGCGGCGAAGACGCCGGAGAAGATCTTCACCGAGAAGATCGAGCCGCTGGTAGGGCTCACCCAGTTCCAGGGGCGGAAACTCGCCTTCGCCCTGGGGCTCGAAGGAAAACAAATCGGGAAGGCGGCCAAGATGTTCGAGGCGCTCTACGCCACCTTCATCGCCTGCGACTGCTCCCTTCTCGAGGTGAACCCGCTGGTCGTGACCGGTGCGGGGGAACTTCTCGCCCTGGACGCGAAGTTCGGGTTCGATGACAACGCGCTCTTCCGTCACCTGCAGATCGGCGACATGCGCGACTTCGACGAGGAGGACGCCAACGAGATCGAGGCGAGCCAGCACGACCTCTCCTACATCTCGCTCACCGGCAACATCGGCTGCCTGGTAAACGGCGCCGGCCTGGCCATGGCGACCATGGACATCATCAAGCACTACGGTGGCGACCCCGCCAACTTCCTCGACGTCGGGGGGGGCGCGACCATCGAGCGCGTCACCGAGGCTTTCAAGATCATCCTCTCCGACAAGAACGTCGAGGGGATCCTGGTCAACATCTT
Encoded here:
- the sucC gene encoding ADP-forming succinate--CoA ligase subunit beta; this translates as MNIHEYQAKAILRKFGVPVPDGHVCYNGASAREWAKRLGEGPWVVKAQIHAGGRGKGGGVKLARSSSEVQMIARDMLGMTLRTHQTGPEGKVVHRVLVENGCDIARELYVSLVVDRSTSKVTVMASTEGGMDIEEVAAKTPEKIFTEKIEPLVGLTQFQGRKLAFALGLEGKQIGKAAKMFEALYATFIACDCSLLEVNPLVVTGAGELLALDAKFGFDDNALFRHLQIGDMRDFDEEDANEIEASQHDLSYISLTGNIGCLVNGAGLAMATMDIIKHYGGDPANFLDVGGGATIERVTEAFKIILSDKNVEGILVNIFGGIMKCDVIATGVIQAAKQVSLKVPLVVRLEGTNVEKGKQLLAESGLDIVAADGMADAAQKIIMAVSAKGGRA